In the Triticum dicoccoides isolate Atlit2015 ecotype Zavitan unplaced genomic scaffold, WEW_v2.0 scaffold10933, whole genome shotgun sequence genome, one interval contains:
- the LOC119342917 gene encoding S-locus-specific glycoprotein S6-like codes for MGMILLPVFTLLLLICFCNSKDRLTPAKPLSIDDRLISNDSIFALGFFSPKNSTANSYVGIWYHNIPERTYVWVANHDSPITGSSSDSKGSTLWTTTNNITTEATGAAAMLLDSGNLVIRLPNGTDIWQSFHHPVDTILPNMSLQLSNNNNLSTHLVAWRAPDDPSTSDYSLGGDSSLQILVWNRTRPYWRRAALDGVLVSAMYQRESGPIMSQTIVNRGGEFYLTYTVSNGSPGMRMVLHYMGMVKFLAWNNNSLAWEVFFERPGPSCDCYASCGLFGYCDTTHAVATCKCLDGYESIGLDFSLGCQRKKQLHCGQGDSFVTLLNMRTPDKFMVSSLLPVLLSLL; via the exons CCATCGACGACAGGCTCATCTCAAATGATAGCATCTTTGCTCTTGGCTTCTTCTCCCCGAAAAACTCAACTGCAAACTCATATGTCGGCATATGGTACCACAACATCCCCGAGCGAACATATGTGTGGGTCGCAAACCACGACAGCCCTATCACTGGCAGCTCCTCTG ACTCCAAAGGAAGCACTCTTTGGACAACCACGAACAACATCACCACTGAAGCCACCGGAGCTGCTGCCATGCTGCTGGACTCTGGGAACTTGGTTATCAGGTTGCCGAATGGCACAGATATATGGCAGAGCTTCCATCACCCAGTCGACACCATTCTCCCAAATATGAGTTTACAGCTGAGCAACAACAACAACCTCTCCACGCACCTCGTTGCCTGGAGAGCCCCTGATGACCCATCTACGAGTGACTACTCCTTGGGTGGTGACTCAAGCCTCCAGATCCTCGTTTGGAATAGGACGAGGCCATACTGGCGCAGGGCTGCGCTGGATGGTGTATTGGTCTCTGCCATGTATCAGAGGGAATCAGGTCCCATCATGTCCCAAACAATTGTCAACAGAGGTGGTGAGTTTTACTTGACGTACACTGTCTCTAACGGCTCACCAGGCATGCGCATGGTGCTGCACTACATGGGCATGGTGAAATTCCTGGCGTGGAACAACAACTCATTAGCTTGGGAGGTTTTCTTTGAGCGGCCCGGTCCTAGCTGTGACTGCTATGCTTCATGCGGCCTGTTTGGCTATTGTGATACCACGCATGCAGTTGCGACATGCAAGTGCCTTGATGGATATGAATCTATTGGTCTTGACTTTTCCCTAGGATGTCAGAGAAAGAAGCAGCTGCATTGTGGTCAAGGAGATAGTTTCGTTACCTTGCTTAACATGAGGACTCCCGACAAGTTCATGGTCAGCTCACTACTACCAGTTTTGCTCTCCCTACTTTAG